The following are from one region of the Corylus avellana chromosome ca1, CavTom2PMs-1.0 genome:
- the LOC132181272 gene encoding low affinity sulfate transporter 3-like: MTSAPTGQSFSVEEEQHLEIEDSGRVQRGEWVLNSPDPPGICYELIGSIKETVFPHRNKQSSSSKKRTPWKCSVSFLQGVFPILSWGKNYKVSNFKNDLMAGLTLASLSIPQSIGYASLAKLDPQYGLYTSIVPPLIYALMGSSRELAIGPVAVVSMLLASLVQKIQDPVADPVAYRKLIFTVTFFAGTFQAAFGMFRLGFLVDFFSHAAIVGFMAGAAIIIGLQQLKGLLGFSHFTTNTDLVSVLESVFKSLHSEWYPLNFLLGCSFLIFLLLTRFIGRRNKKLFWLPAIAPLISVILSTLIVFLTKADKHGVKIVKHIKSGLNPSSIHQLQLNGPHVGEAAKVGLISAIIALTEAVAVGRSFATIRGYHLDGNKEMVAMGFMNIAGSFSSCYVATGSFSRTAVNFSAGCQTVVSNIVMAITVLVSMELLTRLLYFTPIAILASIILSALPGLIDINEAYYIWKVDKLDFLACLGAFLGVLFASVEVGLMAAVTISFAKLLLRSIRPGIEELGRLPGTDIFCDISQYPMAIKIPAIVIIRVNSALCFANANFIRERIVRWVTEEENKAKENGKGSVEALILDMSNMMNIDTSGICALEELHRKLVSDGIQLALANPRLQVIHKLKLGKFVDKIGRGWVFLTIGEAVDACPVSELVCLSSC; the protein is encoded by the exons ATGACTTCTGCTCCAACTGGACAGAGCTTCAGTGTGGAGGAGGAGCAGCATCTGGAGATAGAGGATTCGGGTCGGGTTCAGAGGGGTGAATGGGTGCTCAATTCTCCTGACCCACCTGGGATATGTTATGAGCTCATAGGCTCAATCAAAGAGACAGTATTTCCTCATAGAAACAAGCAGTCTTCATCGTCCAAGAAGAGAACTCCATGGAAATGTTCAGTTTCATTCCTTCAGGGTGTGTTTCCAATCCTCAGCTGGGGAAAGAATTACAAGgtatcaaatttcaaaaacgATTTGATGGCAGGTCTCACACTTGCTAGCCTTAGCATTCCTCAG AGTATAGGATACGCTAGTTTAGCAAAACTTGATCCTCAATATGGCCTGT ATACAAGCATTGTGCCGCCTCTGATTTATGCTCTAATGGGGAGTTCAAGAGAGCTAGCCATTGGACCAGTAGCTGTTGTTTCCATGTTGCTGGCCTCCTTGGTTCAGAAAATACAAGATCCTGTGGCTGATCCCGTTGCCTACAGGAAGCTTATTTTCACAGTGACCTTCTTCGCTGGAACTTTCCAAGCTGCATTCGGAATGTTCAG ATTGGGCTTCCTCGTTGATTTCTTTTCACATGCTGCTATTGTTGGATTCATGGCGGGTGCAGCCATTATCATTGGTCTTCAACAACTAAAAGGGCTACTTGGGTTTAGTCACTTCACCACCAACACTGATTTAGTGTCTGTCCTAGAGTCTGTTTTTAAATCACTTCACAGTGAG TGGTATCCTCTGAATTTCCTCCTTGGTTGTTCATTCCTGATCTTCCTCCTACTCACCAGGTTTATA GGCAGAAGAAACAAAAAGCTCTTCTGGTTGCCCGCAATTGCTCCTCTTATATCAGTTATATTATCCACTTTGATAGTGTTTTTGACAAAAGCTGATAAGCATGGAGTTAAGatagtaaaacatatcaaaaGTGGCCTAAATCCAAGCTCCATTCATCAGTTACAACTCAACGGCCCACATGTTGGAGAAGCAGCAAAAGTTGGACTAATTTCTGCAATTATTGCTCTCACG GAAGCCGTTGCTGTTGGCCGATCTTTTGCTACCATTAGAGGCTACCACCTTGATGGGAACAAGGAAATGGTAGCCATGGGCTTCATGAACATAGCAGGATCTTTTTCTTCATGCTATGTGGCAACTG GTTCGTTCTCCCGAACAGCAGTAAATTTCAGCGCGGGATGTCAAACAGTAGTATCAAATATAGTGATGGCCATTACTGTGCTTGTATCAATGGAATTGCTCACTAGGCTCTTGTATTTCACTCCAATTGCCATCCTTGCTTCGATCATTCTATCTGCACTTCCTGGGCTTATTGACATAAATGAAGCTTACTATATCTGGAAGGTTGACAAGCTAGATTTCCTTGCATGTTTGGGTGCATTTCTTGGGGTCCTGTTTGCATCGGTTGAGGTTGGTCTAATGGCTGCg GTAACAATCTCATTTGCGAAATTATTGCTAAGATCAATTCGACCCGGCATAGAAGAACTAGGGAGACTTCCTGGAACCGATATCTTCTGTGACATCAGTCAATATCCGATGGCCATTAAGATTCCAGCCATTGTGATCATCCGTGTCAACTCTGCCTTATGCTTTGCCAATGCCAATTTCATAAGagaaag GATAGTGAGATGGGTgacagaagaagaaaacaaagcgAAAGAAAATGGGAAGGGAAGCGTTGAAGCTCTAATCCTTGACATGTCCA ACATGATGAACATTGACACTTCAGGAATATGTGCACTAGAGGAACTACATAGGAAGTTGGTTTCTGATGGCATACAA TTAGCTCTTGCCAATCCGAGGTTGCAGGTGATTCACAAGCTGAAGTTGGGTAAATTTGTAGATAAAATTGGAAGAGGATGGGTTTTCCTCACCATCGGCGAAGCTGTAGATGCATGTCCGGTTTCTGAATTGGTTTGTCTTAGCAGCTGTTGA